From the Octadecabacter antarcticus 307 genome, one window contains:
- a CDS encoding ABC transporter ATP-binding protein, translated as MIARVLDVQNLTVNFRQDGETTHAVRGISFHVNKGETVAIVGESGSGKSVSALSTVQLLGDSATVGGSITYNGTQMVGASEKDLQRVRGNDISFIFQEPMTSLNPLHTIEKQLRESIELHQGLRGDAVRVRIIELLEQVGIHEPASRLGAYPHQLSGGQRQRVMIAMALANGPEMLIADEPTTALDVTIQAQILDLLADLKRDLDMSMLFITHDLTIVRKIADRVCVMKDGEIVEHGTTADIFANPQHAYTRTLLEAESTGVPIPVDPHAKIVAKAENLKIWFPLQTGLLRRTTGYVKAVNDANLSVRAGETVGIVGESGSGKTTLALAMMRLIRSEGRIVFMGRDLHVLSDRQMRPLRSEMQIVFQDPYGSLSPRMTVEQIIAEGLTVHGTAAGKDPREMVDEIMGEVGLDPALMDRYPHEFSGGQRQRIAIARAMILRPKLVVLDEPTSALDMTVQVQIVELLRDLQQKYQLAYLFISHDLKVVRALSHKVMVMKRGDVVEAGDADAIFDAPQNSYTRELMKAAFG; from the coding sequence ATGATCGCGCGCGTTCTTGACGTTCAAAACCTTACCGTTAATTTCCGCCAGGACGGGGAAACGACCCACGCGGTGCGTGGAATTTCGTTCCACGTGAATAAGGGCGAAACGGTTGCGATTGTGGGTGAATCCGGGTCTGGAAAATCGGTGTCGGCGCTGTCCACGGTCCAACTGCTTGGCGACAGTGCCACTGTTGGCGGGTCCATCACCTACAACGGTACCCAGATGGTTGGCGCGTCTGAAAAGGATCTGCAGCGCGTGCGCGGCAACGACATCAGCTTTATTTTCCAAGAACCGATGACATCGCTGAACCCGCTGCACACCATCGAAAAACAGCTGCGCGAATCCATTGAATTACACCAAGGTTTGCGCGGTGATGCAGTGCGTGTGCGCATCATCGAATTGCTGGAACAGGTCGGCATTCACGAACCCGCGTCCCGCCTTGGGGCCTATCCACATCAGCTATCGGGCGGTCAACGTCAGCGTGTGATGATCGCTATGGCGCTGGCCAACGGGCCGGAAATGTTGATCGCAGATGAACCGACGACGGCGCTGGATGTGACCATTCAGGCGCAAATTCTTGATCTGTTGGCGGACCTGAAACGCGACCTTGATATGTCAATGTTGTTCATCACCCATGACCTAACCATCGTGCGCAAAATTGCGGATCGGGTCTGCGTGATGAAGGACGGTGAAATCGTTGAACACGGCACAACGGCTGATATTTTTGCCAACCCCCAACACGCCTACACGCGGACCCTGCTTGAAGCGGAAAGCACCGGTGTGCCCATTCCCGTTGATCCGCACGCAAAGATCGTGGCGAAGGCTGAAAATCTCAAGATCTGGTTCCCGTTGCAAACGGGTCTTTTGCGGCGAACAACCGGTTACGTGAAGGCGGTTAACGATGCCAACCTCAGCGTTAGGGCTGGTGAAACTGTTGGTATTGTAGGTGAATCGGGGTCTGGTAAAACGACATTGGCGTTGGCGATGATGCGGCTGATCCGCTCTGAGGGGCGGATCGTATTTATGGGGCGCGACCTGCACGTCTTGTCGGATCGCCAAATGCGCCCGCTTCGATCCGAGATGCAGATCGTGTTTCAAGACCCCTACGGGTCGCTATCGCCGCGCATGACGGTCGAACAGATTATTGCTGAAGGGCTGACCGTACATGGCACTGCTGCAGGCAAAGATCCGCGCGAAATGGTTGATGAGATTATGGGCGAAGTCGGGCTTGATCCTGCGTTGATGGATCGCTACCCGCATGAATTTTCGGGTGGTCAACGCCAGCGCATCGCGATTGCCCGTGCGATGATTCTGCGTCCCAAACTGGTGGTGTTGGATGAACCGACATCGGCGTTGGATATGACAGTGCAGGTGCAAATCGTTGAACTGCTGCGTGATCTTCAGCAGAAATACCAACTGGCGTATCTGTTTATCTCCCACGATCTAAAGGTCGTGCGCGCGCTGTCGCACAAAGTGATGGTGATGAAACGTGGTGACGTTGTCGAAGCAGGGGATGCGGACGCGATTTTTGACGCGCCGCAGAACAGCTATACTCGCGAATTGATGAAAGCTGCCTTTGGTTAG
- a CDS encoding microcin C ABC transporter permease YejB, translated as MGAYILKRLLLVIPTLLGIMIINFVLIQFVPGGPIDQIIAQMEGGGDVFEGISGGGSEILENDSGDSVASRGLPQEFLDELQVEFNFARIVCDAGYVDEPDLRVDECNPVPIPALERFFLMMWDYMRFDFGDSYFRSVSVVDLVLEKMPVSITLGLWSTLIAYMVSIPLGIKKAVRDGTSFDTWTSAMIIVGYAIPGFLFAILLIVLFASNNCFRFPYLSDWLNGNAYLWWLYDYNPTCNRLFPLRGLTSSNFDDLSTWGQIKDYFHHIALPVLASTISAFATLTLLTKNSFLDEIKKQYVITAKAKGLSESRILYGHVFRNAMLIIISGFPALFIGVFFGGSLIIETLFSLDGLGRLGFEATLQRDYPVMFGTLFAFSLMGLVVGILTDITYVFIDPRIDFEKRG; from the coding sequence ATGGGCGCCTATATCCTCAAACGATTGCTGCTGGTGATCCCGACGCTGCTTGGGATCATGATAATCAATTTCGTATTGATCCAATTTGTTCCCGGCGGGCCGATTGACCAGATCATTGCCCAGATGGAAGGCGGCGGTGATGTGTTTGAAGGCATCAGCGGCGGCGGGTCAGAGATTCTTGAAAACGACAGCGGTGATAGCGTCGCGTCGCGTGGTTTGCCGCAAGAATTTCTCGATGAACTACAGGTCGAATTTAACTTTGCCCGTATCGTCTGTGACGCTGGATATGTCGATGAACCTGACCTGCGGGTAGATGAATGTAACCCTGTGCCGATCCCCGCACTTGAACGCTTTTTCTTGATGATGTGGGACTATATGCGCTTTGATTTCGGTGACAGCTATTTTCGGTCAGTCTCCGTTGTGGACCTTGTGCTTGAAAAGATGCCCGTGTCGATCACGCTGGGCCTGTGGTCCACGCTGATCGCATACATGGTCTCCATCCCGCTGGGCATCAAAAAGGCCGTGCGCGATGGCACGTCGTTCGACACCTGGACGTCCGCGATGATCATCGTCGGCTATGCGATTCCGGGCTTTTTGTTCGCAATCCTGCTGATCGTGCTGTTCGCGTCCAACAACTGTTTCCGATTCCCGTATCTGTCCGACTGGCTGAACGGCAACGCATATCTGTGGTGGTTGTATGACTATAACCCCACGTGCAACCGCCTGTTCCCTCTGCGCGGCCTGACATCGTCCAACTTCGATGACCTCAGCACATGGGGGCAGATCAAGGACTACTTCCACCACATTGCGCTGCCCGTTCTGGCATCGACAATCTCTGCCTTTGCGACGCTGACGTTGTTGACCAAAAACAGCTTCTTGGACGAGATCAAAAAGCAGTACGTCATCACCGCCAAAGCCAAGGGCCTGTCTGAATCCCGCATCCTGTACGGCCATGTGTTCCGCAACGCGATGCTGATCATCATTTCCGGCTTTCCTGCGCTGTTCATCGGTGTGTTCTTTGGCGGGTCGTTGATTATTGAGACACTGTTTTCATTGGACGGTTTGGGCCGCCTTGGGTTTGAGGCGACGTTGCAACGCGACTATCCGGTCATGTTTGGTACGCTGTTTGCGTTCTCCCTGATGGGGCTGGTCGTGGGCATCCTCACGGATATCACTTACGTCTTTATCGATCCGCGCATCGATTTTGAGAAGAGGGGGTAG
- a CDS encoding c-type cytochrome, whose amino-acid sequence MFDTMTMTKVLGALCGTLLLFLLGGWVAESIYHAGGHGDHEQAYVIPVEGADSGDVVVDAGPAFEEVFAMADIDSGEGQWRACSACHKLAVGENGTGPYLYGVVGRDVASVDAFDYSGALIAVNDVWTPEELNLFLENPKGYAPGTAMGYNGMRKIEDRADLIAYLDSLDD is encoded by the coding sequence ATGTTCGACACAATGACAATGACCAAAGTTCTTGGTGCGCTATGTGGCACATTATTGCTCTTTTTGCTTGGCGGCTGGGTTGCTGAGTCGATTTACCACGCGGGCGGCCACGGCGATCACGAACAGGCTTATGTCATCCCGGTTGAGGGTGCCGATAGCGGCGACGTCGTTGTTGATGCAGGCCCTGCGTTCGAAGAAGTCTTCGCAATGGCTGACATTGACTCGGGCGAAGGTCAGTGGCGCGCGTGTTCTGCCTGTCACAAGCTTGCAGTTGGCGAAAATGGTACCGGCCCATACCTTTACGGTGTTGTCGGTCGCGATGTCGCTTCAGTTGACGCATTTGACTATTCTGGCGCCCTTATTGCGGTAAACGATGTTTGGACACCTGAAGAATTGAATCTGTTCCTTGAAAACCCGAAAGGGTACGCACCGGGCACTGCTATGGGATACAATGGCATGCGCAAAATCGAAGACCGCGCAGACCTGATCGCGTACCTCGATAGTCTCGACGACTAA
- a CDS encoding fumarylacetoacetate hydrolase family protein produces the protein MAALEVRPPDTPTLRTSEAGSHIGVHRIFCVGQNYADHVAEMGGDAKADPPIFFMKPNSAVVQSGATIPFPPATENLHHEVELVVVLKTGGADIAESVALSHVYGYAVGNDLTRRDIQAAAKSKGSPWDMAKGFDNSAVIGTVHPVAEIGHPTAGAVTCSVDGEARQIGDLTQMIWSVPEIIATLSTLVTLQAGDIIMTGTPAGVGPIVRGQTCLCEIYGLSDASVTFEA, from the coding sequence ATGGCCGCACTTGAAGTCCGCCCGCCCGATACACCGACCCTGCGCACCAGCGAGGCAGGCAGTCACATCGGCGTCCACCGTATTTTTTGCGTTGGCCAGAACTATGCCGATCACGTGGCTGAAATGGGTGGTGACGCCAAGGCGGACCCACCAATCTTTTTTATGAAACCGAACAGCGCAGTGGTCCAATCCGGTGCAACAATCCCCTTCCCACCTGCAACTGAAAACCTGCATCACGAGGTGGAGTTGGTCGTCGTTCTAAAAACAGGTGGCGCAGACATCGCAGAGAGTGTCGCGCTGTCCCACGTCTATGGCTATGCCGTCGGCAACGACCTAACCCGCCGCGATATACAAGCAGCCGCAAAGTCCAAAGGATCGCCTTGGGACATGGCCAAAGGATTCGACAATTCCGCCGTGATCGGAACCGTGCATCCGGTGGCCGAAATCGGGCATCCGACTGCGGGTGCGGTGACATGTTCAGTCGATGGTGAAGCCCGACAGATCGGCGACCTGACCCAGATGATCTGGTCCGTGCCGGAAATCATCGCGACGTTGTCAACGCTAGTGACGTTGCAAGCAGGCGACATCATCATGACGGGCACACCTGCTGGTGTGGGCCCGATCGTGCGCGGTCAAACCTGTTTGTGCGAAATCTATGGGCTAAGCGACGCGTCGGTCACGTTTGAAGCCTAA
- a CDS encoding ABC transporter permease has translation MKAALSTPPEKGRFTLSPLNKRRWRNFTRNRRAYWSLWIFLVLFGASLFAEFLANDKPIMVSYRGEIRMPIFSFYSEQDYGGDFPTEAEYKDIEVKCLIQSGGMQECFDDPEEIISGIVEGTYADGLEGFEEGWLIWPPIPYSYNTIVDTPGVAPSPPDSNNWLGTDDTKRDVTARVIHGFRLSILFTIIVTSIASVIGIIAGAVQGYFGGWVDLVFQRLLEIWSSTPSLYVIIILFAILGRSFWLLVFLTILFGWPALVGVVRAEFLRARNFEYVRAAKALGVSDRTIMFRHMLPNAMVATVTMLPFLITGTIATLASLDFLGFGLPSSAPSLGELTLQAKQNLQAPWLGFTAFFTFAIMLSLLVFIFEGVRDAFDPRKTFS, from the coding sequence ATGAAAGCCGCCCTGTCAACGCCACCCGAAAAGGGCCGGTTTACCCTATCGCCGCTGAACAAACGCCGCTGGCGTAATTTCACCCGCAATCGCCGCGCGTATTGGTCGCTATGGATTTTTCTGGTCCTGTTTGGGGCGTCTTTGTTTGCCGAATTCCTGGCCAATGACAAACCCATCATGGTCAGCTATCGCGGCGAAATCCGTATGCCGATTTTCAGCTTTTATTCTGAGCAGGATTATGGCGGCGATTTCCCGACGGAAGCTGAATACAAAGACATCGAGGTCAAATGCCTGATCCAATCAGGTGGCATGCAAGAATGTTTTGATGATCCCGAAGAAATCATAAGCGGTATCGTCGAGGGGACCTACGCTGATGGCCTAGAAGGATTTGAGGAAGGCTGGCTGATTTGGCCACCGATCCCATACAGCTACAACACCATCGTGGACACGCCGGGCGTGGCCCCGTCACCCCCTGATAGCAACAACTGGCTTGGCACGGATGATACCAAACGCGACGTCACTGCGCGGGTGATCCACGGCTTTCGCCTGTCGATCCTGTTTACAATTATCGTGACGTCGATTGCATCTGTCATCGGCATTATTGCGGGCGCCGTTCAGGGCTATTTTGGTGGCTGGGTGGACCTTGTGTTCCAACGTCTGTTGGAAATTTGGAGCTCAACCCCGTCGCTCTATGTGATTATCATTTTGTTCGCGATCTTAGGGCGAAGCTTTTGGCTTCTGGTATTCCTCACCATCCTGTTTGGCTGGCCCGCCTTGGTCGGCGTGGTGCGTGCCGAATTTCTGCGCGCGCGCAATTTCGAATATGTCCGCGCGGCCAAAGCGTTGGGCGTTAGTGACCGCACGATCATGTTTCGCCACATGCTGCCCAACGCGATGGTGGCGACTGTCACGATGCTGCCGTTCCTGATTACGGGCACGATTGCGACGTTGGCTTCGCTTGATTTCCTTGGCTTTGGTCTGCCGTCTTCCGCGCCGTCACTGGGCGAATTGACTTTACAAGCGAAACAAAACCTACAGGCCCCATGGCTGGGTTTTACAGCTTTCTTCACATTTGCGATCATGTTGTCGCTTTTGGTGTTCATCTTTGAAGGCGTACGTGACGCGTTCGATCCGCGAAAGACATTTTCATGA
- a CDS encoding D-alanyl-D-alanine carboxypeptidase family protein has protein sequence MKRRIQHPALAGILLLFTLLMAALAPVTGNSAPYAAMVMDARTGEILHSRNADTQLHPASLTKMMTLYIAFQAVERGEISLDDMITITPLAASEPASKLWLAAGQRIQFRYLIRASGVKSANDAATAIGIALEGNEAAFARRMTATARAMGMSRTTFRNAHGLTETGHMSTARDMTVLGRHMIYDFPQYYNIFSRLTTDAGVSQVSNTNRRFLNAYRGADGIKTGYTRAAGFNLVASAERGQERIIATMFGGTSTAQRNARVAELLDMGFARAPTTARINRPSPVPAQGSGGADTPASGTTARTVRVNGLVSRSVRPNARTAPDQPEVTEELLAINAAAVQNVISDVLQSASAPTESASPQARPSGELILTAVQQTSTAPNEPQIVTRISTSGSRLWGVNVGRYNSRYQAERVLLRVALNEMSTLDGSLRRVNQSSRGFDANFMGLTHEGAERACARLQARGTTCFMIGPE, from the coding sequence GTGAAACGTCGTATTCAACACCCCGCGTTGGCGGGAATTCTTCTATTGTTCACACTCCTGATGGCTGCTTTGGCGCCTGTCACGGGTAATTCAGCACCCTACGCGGCCATGGTTATGGATGCCCGCACTGGCGAGATATTGCATTCGCGAAATGCAGACACCCAGCTGCATCCAGCATCGCTTACCAAGATGATGACGCTTTATATCGCGTTTCAAGCGGTTGAACGTGGCGAGATCAGCCTTGATGACATGATCACAATCACACCTTTGGCGGCAAGCGAGCCAGCATCAAAACTGTGGCTTGCCGCAGGTCAGCGCATCCAGTTCCGCTATCTGATCCGCGCCTCTGGTGTGAAATCGGCCAATGATGCCGCAACAGCCATCGGGATCGCGCTGGAAGGCAACGAGGCCGCCTTTGCCCGTCGTATGACCGCAACCGCCCGCGCCATGGGCATGTCCCGCACCACATTCCGCAACGCCCACGGTTTGACTGAAACAGGCCACATGTCGACCGCCCGCGACATGACCGTGCTGGGCCGCCACATGATCTACGACTTTCCGCAGTATTATAACATTTTTAGCCGTCTGACGACGGATGCAGGTGTGAGCCAAGTTTCAAACACGAACCGCCGTTTCTTGAACGCCTATCGCGGGGCCGATGGCATCAAGACGGGCTACACCCGCGCCGCTGGCTTCAACCTCGTGGCATCTGCTGAACGTGGCCAAGAGCGCATCATCGCGACAATGTTTGGCGGGACTTCAACCGCCCAACGCAACGCCCGTGTCGCTGAATTGCTTGATATGGGGTTTGCCCGCGCACCAACCACAGCCCGTATAAATCGTCCCAGCCCGGTTCCCGCACAAGGGTCCGGCGGCGCTGACACACCGGCCTCTGGCACGACGGCGCGCACTGTTCGCGTGAACGGGTTGGTCAGCCGCTCGGTGCGTCCAAATGCACGCACCGCCCCCGATCAGCCAGAAGTTACCGAAGAGCTGCTGGCCATTAACGCGGCAGCCGTGCAAAACGTGATAAGCGATGTGCTGCAATCCGCCAGCGCGCCCACCGAGTCTGCGTCCCCGCAGGCCAGACCGTCCGGTGAATTGATACTCACAGCCGTGCAGCAAACCAGCACAGCCCCGAACGAACCACAGATCGTGACCCGCATTTCGACCTCTGGCAGCCGCTTGTGGGGCGTCAACGTTGGACGCTACAATTCGCGCTATCAGGCCGAGCGGGTGTTGCTGCGTGTCGCTTTGAACGAAATGTCTACGCTCGATGGCTCACTTCGCCGCGTGAACCAATCCAGCCGCGGGTTCGACGCGAACTTTATGGGGCTGACACATGAGGGCGCTGAACGCGCTTGTGCACGCTTGCAAGCCCGCGGCACGACGTGTTTCATGATCGGGCCAGAATAA
- a CDS encoding prephenate dehydratase, whose protein sequence is MTKRIAFQGEPGAYGHQACVEARPDYEPLPCPTFDAAIEAVRKGDADLGMIAVENSTYGRVGDVHTLLPESGIHIVDEAFVRVHINLLGKPGARLNQIRSAAGHIVILPQCGKFLREHGISPVASPDNARAAMDVAAGEDMTAGALASEMAAKIYGLDILARHIEDHDRNTTRFLIMSRDLDLNHRGKHGMVTSFVFRVRNIPAALYKAMGGFATNGVNMTKLESYMVGGQFTATQFYAEVEGHPDDRNVQRAMDELDYFTDHIRLMGVFPAAPRRHEKAKR, encoded by the coding sequence ATGACCAAACGCATCGCATTTCAAGGTGAACCAGGCGCCTACGGGCATCAAGCCTGCGTTGAGGCACGCCCCGATTATGAACCACTGCCCTGCCCCACATTCGATGCCGCAATCGAGGCAGTTCGCAAAGGCGACGCCGATCTTGGTATGATCGCCGTGGAAAATTCCACCTATGGGCGTGTGGGCGATGTACACACGTTGTTGCCCGAAAGCGGGATTCATATCGTGGACGAGGCATTTGTTCGGGTTCATATTAATCTGCTTGGCAAACCGGGGGCGCGGCTCAATCAAATCCGGTCTGCCGCTGGTCATATCGTGATCCTGCCCCAGTGCGGGAAGTTTCTGCGCGAACACGGCATCTCGCCAGTTGCCAGCCCCGACAACGCGCGTGCTGCGATGGATGTGGCCGCCGGTGAAGACATGACAGCCGGTGCCTTGGCGTCTGAAATGGCCGCCAAAATCTATGGACTTGATATTTTGGCACGCCACATCGAAGATCACGATCGCAACACCACACGGTTCCTGATTATGTCACGCGACCTCGATCTAAACCATCGCGGCAAGCATGGCATGGTCACCAGCTTTGTGTTCCGCGTGCGCAACATTCCTGCTGCATTATATAAAGCGATGGGCGGATTTGCGACCAATGGCGTCAACATGACCAAGTTGGAAAGCTACATGGTCGGTGGGCAGTTCACTGCGACGCAGTTCTACGCTGAGGTCGAAGGCCACCCCGACGACCGTAATGTGCAACGCGCAATGGATGAGTTGGATTATTTCACCGACCATATTCGGTTGATGGGCGTGTTCCCCGCAGCACCGCGTCGGCACGAAAAGGCAAAGCGCTAG
- a CDS encoding extracellular solute-binding protein — protein MTQTQHLATKTAMQTQSAGQTDRGMSKWGLMLAVSVLAIGAATFVRADSHENIITSHGYTNFGELKYGPDMVHLDYVNPDAPKGGEMSVSSQGTFDTFNNYTREGAAAAGTTLLFESIMTATADDPYGSYCYLCTTLEYPESMDWVIFNLRDDITFADGTPMTAQDVAFTHNLFMTQGLPEYVAVVSDYLDGVEVLDTYRIKFFFTPDAPRRDVIGFAGGTTVFSKAWFEETGARLDESTDVPFMGTGAYVIDSFDTNRQVIYARDPDWWGAEHPFNIGQANFDTIRYEYFTDSAAAFEAFKAGEYTFRNENSSLQWATGYEFPSIENGWVRKEELPDGTIGSAQAFIFNLRDPKFQDPAVREAIRLMFNFEWSNETLFYGLYDRVDSFWQNSDLQARGVPSVGELALLQPLVDEGLLDPSILTDEAVLSPTSDARRPTDRANLRLASDLLAGAGWIAGEDGLRRKDGETLSVEFLTASPSFDRIINPYIENLERLGIDASLNRVDFAQYVERLNAPSEFDMITHTMTQGFEPGTGMRQWFASETAADSSRNLMGLQNEAIDRLMTVVINAESLEDMTNGTHALDRVLRATGFWVPQWYKSVHTVAYYDMYEYPETLPPFSLGNMSFWWYNADRAEELKAEGAF, from the coding sequence GTGACCCAGACCCAGCACCTTGCCACCAAGACCGCCATGCAAACGCAATCCGCAGGCCAAACCGACCGGGGAATGTCGAAATGGGGGCTTATGCTTGCGGTGTCAGTATTGGCCATTGGTGCGGCAACATTCGTGCGTGCGGACAGTCATGAAAACATCATCACGTCACATGGCTACACAAACTTCGGAGAGTTGAAGTACGGTCCCGACATGGTGCATCTGGATTATGTGAACCCTGATGCGCCCAAAGGCGGCGAGATGAGTGTCTCATCGCAAGGTACGTTTGACACGTTCAACAACTATACCCGTGAAGGGGCTGCTGCGGCTGGCACCACGCTGTTGTTCGAAAGCATCATGACCGCCACGGCGGACGATCCTTACGGGTCTTACTGCTATCTGTGCACGACGCTGGAATACCCCGAAAGCATGGATTGGGTGATCTTCAACCTGCGCGACGACATCACCTTTGCCGACGGCACCCCGATGACAGCGCAAGACGTGGCGTTCACCCACAATTTGTTCATGACCCAAGGCCTGCCGGAATACGTGGCCGTAGTGTCCGATTACCTTGATGGTGTCGAAGTCTTAGACACCTACCGCATCAAATTCTTTTTCACACCGGACGCGCCGCGCCGCGATGTCATCGGCTTTGCGGGTGGCACAACGGTCTTTTCCAAAGCGTGGTTTGAAGAAACCGGTGCGCGTCTAGATGAAAGCACGGATGTGCCGTTCATGGGGACCGGTGCCTATGTGATCGACAGTTTCGACACCAACCGACAGGTCATCTATGCCCGCGACCCTGATTGGTGGGGTGCGGAGCATCCGTTCAACATCGGGCAGGCCAATTTCGATACCATTCGTTATGAATATTTCACAGACTCCGCCGCCGCATTTGAGGCGTTCAAAGCGGGTGAATACACGTTCCGCAATGAAAATTCGTCACTGCAATGGGCCACGGGCTATGAATTCCCGTCGATTGAAAATGGATGGGTGCGTAAAGAAGAACTGCCGGACGGGACCATCGGATCGGCGCAAGCGTTCATTTTCAACCTGCGCGATCCAAAATTCCAAGACCCCGCAGTCCGTGAGGCGATCCGCCTGATGTTCAATTTTGAGTGGTCAAACGAGACGTTGTTCTACGGGCTTTATGACCGGGTCGACTCTTTCTGGCAGAACTCCGATTTGCAGGCGCGTGGTGTCCCGTCGGTGGGCGAATTGGCCCTGCTGCAACCCCTTGTCGACGAAGGGCTTCTCGACCCGTCTATCCTGACGGATGAGGCAGTATTGTCGCCCACATCCGATGCACGTCGTCCAACCGACCGCGCCAATCTACGTCTCGCGTCTGATCTGTTGGCTGGTGCTGGCTGGATTGCCGGCGAAGATGGTTTGCGCCGCAAGGATGGTGAAACCCTGTCGGTAGAATTCCTGACCGCGTCGCCGTCGTTCGACCGCATTATCAACCCCTATATTGAGAACCTCGAACGGCTCGGCATTGACGCCTCGTTAAATCGTGTTGATTTCGCCCAATACGTGGAACGCCTCAATGCGCCGTCTGAATTTGACATGATCACCCATACAATGACCCAAGGGTTTGAACCCGGCACCGGGATGCGTCAGTGGTTTGCCTCAGAAACCGCCGCGGACAGTTCCCGAAATCTGATGGGTCTGCAAAACGAGGCGATAGATCGGCTCATGACAGTTGTGATCAACGCGGAAAGCCTCGAGGACATGACAAACGGCACCCACGCACTGGACCGCGTGCTGCGCGCGACCGGGTTCTGGGTGCCCCAGTGGTACAAATCTGTGCATACCGTGGCCTATTACGACATGTACGAATACCCTGAAACGCTGCCACCTTTCTCATTGGGTAACATGTCGTTCTGGTGGTACAACGCCGACAGAGCAGAAGAACTGAAGGCAGAAGGGGCATTTTAA